The DNA region TTGTGCACCTGGACGGAGAGGGCGCGGGCCTTGGTCTGGCGCTCGCGCTGGCGGGCGGCCTTGTCGCGCAGCTTGCGCAGGTACTCGCCGCCGGCGGTGAGGGGAAGCTCGATCTCGGCCAGGGCGGCCTCCGGCGAGTTGTGCTTGACCAGCAGCTTGAGGTGCATCTCCGCCTTGCCCCGCAGCCGGTCCACCGAGGCCAGGAAGGCCTTGCGGTTCACCCGCACCGCCCGCCGCAGCGCCTCGTCGTTCTCGAAGACGGTGCCGAAGCGGAAGGGCAGCACGGTGGTGTTGCGGAAGCACTCGCTGACCACCCGGGCGTGGTCGAGGATGGCGCGCTGGTCCAGCTCCCCGCTGCGGGCGTACTCGCTCACGATCACCGCGAACTCCCCGCTGGGGTAGCCCAGCACGCGGCTGCTGCCGATGCCGGTCAGATGTTCGATGGGAAAAGGACGCCGCGCGCGGGTCTCGCCAAGGAAGGCCTGTTGCTCAGTGATGCAGTACGCATACCACGCCATCTCAGTCTCTCCACACTGTGCCCGGCGCAGGCGGCTGCGCCCGGCGTTTGACAGAAAACCAGGGGCCCGGAGCTTCGTGGAAGAACTGCTGACTTAGGGCTTGCGATGTCCTGCAATGGAGGATGGCCGGTTAGCCACGTCCACAACCAATTCCATCCTAGTCCAGCGCGTGGCCAAATAGCAATCAAATTGATGGGCCAAAATCCCGGCCCGGCGCGGCTTTTCGGGGGGGCGC from Terriglobales bacterium includes:
- a CDS encoding GvpL/GvpF family gas vesicle protein, which translates into the protein MAWYAYCITEQQAFLGETRARRPFPIEHLTGIGSSRVLGYPSGEFAVIVSEYARSGELDQRAILDHARVVSECFRNTTVLPFRFGTVFENDEALRRAVRVNRKAFLASVDRLRGKAEMHLKLLVKHNSPEAALAEIELPLTAGGEYLRKLRDKAARQRERQTKARALSVQVHKLFHPLEEEVSCKKVDKGGMLIDIAHLIDHKSVEKYQNRYSTAARQLKDCELLISGPWPPYHFMPGKLRTVPGEN